Proteins found in one Nerophis lumbriciformis linkage group LG27, RoL_Nlum_v2.1, whole genome shotgun sequence genomic segment:
- the acp5a gene encoding tartrate-resistant acid phosphatase type 5a, translated as MALILVVVLAVIPAACCYPTTFQDLDVGRSNRTSIKFLALGDWGGVPQPPYMTVVQTATAQEMSKIAHQMGTDFVLALGDNFYTNGVDSVDSPRFKHTFEDVYTSKSLNVPWYVLAGNHDHKGNVKAQIDYTHKSARWNFPSYYYELDFRIPNTDKTLTIIMLDTVILCGNSLDFADQKPESPPNAVEANRQVTWLQERLARSKADFLLVAGHYPVWSVSAHGPTECLQQRVRPLLLKHNTTAYFCGHDHNLQYIEESGVGYVVSGAGNFLDADIRHWNNVPKGSVKFFTGQASTLGGFVHAEVTKSQMILTFYQAKGTSLYRTVLSQRN; from the exons ATGGCGCTGATTCTGGTCGTCGTGCTGGCTGTCATTCCTGCCGCCTGCTGCTATCCTACTACCTTCCAAGACCTGGATGTAGGTCGCA GCAACAGGACCTCCATTAAGTTCCTGGCCCTAGGAGACTGGGGTGGTGTTCCTCAACCTCCTTACATGACGGTGGTGCAGACAGCGACTGCTCAGGAGATGAGTAAAATAGCCCATCAGATGGGGACGGACTTTGTTCTGGCGCTCGGTGATAACTTCTACACCAACGGTGTGGACAGTGTGGATTCTCCCAGATTTAAG CACACCTTTGAGGATGTGTACACAAGCAAGTCTCTCAATGTACCCTGGTATGTACTTGCTGGCAACCATGACCACAAGGGGAATGTCAAAGCCCAGATTGACTACACTCACAAGTCTGCAAGATG GAACTTTCCTTCCTactactatgaactggacttccGCATCCCCAACACGGACAAGACGCTGACCATCATCATGCTGGACACGGTGATACTATGCGGGAACTCTCTGGACTTTGCGGACCAGAAGCCCGAAAGCCCGCCGAATGCGGTGGAGGCCAACCGCCAGGTGACTTGGCTCCAGGAGAGGTTGGCTCGATCCAAGGCTGACTTCCTCCTGGTGGCGGGTCACTACCCAGTGTGGTCCGTGTCGGCACACGGGCCCACCGAGTGTCTCCAGCAAAGGGTTCGCCCCCTGCTGCTTAAACACAACACCACCGCCTACTTCTGCGGCCACGACCACAACCTGCAG TACATCGAGGAGTCAGGGGTGGGCTACGTCGTGAGCGGCGCCGGAAACTTCCTGGATGCTGACATCCGACACTGGAACAATGTCCCCAAAGGTTCTGTGAAGTTCTTCACCGGCCAAGCGTCCACGCTGGGAGGCTTTGTGCATGCAGAAGTCACCAAGAGCCAAATGATCCTCACCTTCTACCAGGCTAAAGGCACGTCGCTCTATCGCACCGTGCTCTCGCAAAGGAACTAG